The window GTGCAAGAATTCGTGAAACCAGAAGTTTTCGAATTTTGGAAAGAAACGGCTTACAAAATTGGATTCAAAACCATTGCCTCTGGACCACTGGTTCGTTCTTCCTATCATGCGGACGAATATTTTTCCGAATAAAGATCAAATTCATCCGAAAGATTAAATATGGACGGAGAACAAATGGAGACCTTCAGAGAGGAACTTGCCAAAACGTTCTTTCTCTCCATCTTAAAAGATTTAAGTGAAATTGGAGAACCACTCTCTGATTATGAAGTCAAAGTCCTCATCCAAAAGGCACTTTCTAATTCTTCTGACTTACAAGTGGAATGGGGGGATATGGATCGGTTTGGAAATAGCACCTTACTTGTGAAATACGAATCCAACCTACTTTTGATCGAAGCGAGTCCCCTCATTAGTACCATCCGGATCCTCTGGAATGAGTATCAATCCAAAGAAATTTAATCAGTAATACTCAAACATTTGTACATAAAAAAAGCCCGAAGGATTTCTCCTCCAGGCTTCTTTTCTACTTAAGGGTTGGTTTATTTAGAATTTGGATTTTTGTTGAAGGTCGTAAATGACTTCTTCTACATTGTCCATATCAATTTTTTTGACCCCATTTTCAGTGTGAACAATCAACTGTCCGTTTTCTTGGTTGATGATTGCTCCAATCACTGTTTTACCATCGACAAGAACGATTTTCTCAATTCTTTCGTAGTAGTTTACGATGTCTTTTTTAGATTTAAATTCTTTCGGTTGGTTAGCCAAAGACTCTTCGAATTTTTTCTTCTCTTCTTCTTGGCGTTTTGCAACTTCTTGCTCAATCACTTGTCTCTTAGCATCAATTTCTTGTTTTTTCAACTCATCTAACTTTTCAGTTTGAGCTGATTCGCTAAGTTTTACAATTTCCTCTGCAGTTTTTTTATCAACTGTCACGATGGTTTTGATTTCTTGTTCTTCGTTTTTAGTCAATTTAGCGTTTTCAACAACGAGTTTTTCTTTCTCAGAAGTTTTGAATGCTTTAGACAAATCCAAAGTTTTGATATCAGCAGATTTTGCAAGGTCAGCAGATTTCGCAGACTGAGTGGATGCTTGGTCTTTCTCTAAGATAACTTCCGCTTTCGCTAAAGATTCTTGGAGTTTTTTCAAGTCAGCATTTCCAGAAATTTCTTCTGTAGAAAGTTTTTCTAAAGCAGGAACTCGTGGAGCAAATGCAACCGCGCCATCAACTACTTTTACTTTCGCAGGTTTTCCATCAGCAGCTTCTACGATAAAAGACGTTCCGCGCACACCCGCAATCGCAGTTGGTGTAACGACAGTAAAGTTGTCTTCTTTCTTCGCTTTGTTGACTTTCGCAAATACCTTTCCAGAAACTAGAGCAATTTGTGTGTCTGTAGTTCCAGAGTTGTCTTGGGAGAGTTTTGCAAAGTCAATCGCGGACTTAGGAGAGATACGAATGCTCGATCCATCCGCAAATTGGATGTCTACTTTTCCATTGTCGCCTGTGACTACGTTATCCCCGGATTTCAAAAGAGCACCAAGATGCGCTTTTTCTTCTGTTTGGTCTGCGTGTTGGATTTTTGAATCTCCTACCGCAAATACGACTACCGCAGATAAATCTGCTGGTTTTTTAGGTGCTTCAGACACTTCTGCGTCTGGTTTCTTACAAACTGTAAGACCAGTAAAAAGAAGCGCAAGGCCCATTATGGTTAGTTTCGATGCTTTCATATCGTCCTGTCCCTTAGTGAAATTCAACTTTCGTCACTTTAATCAACAAACCGGGTATTGAAAAATTCCCAGCTTTTTTGTATTTTTTTCTAGAATGAAAAAAATTTCATTAGTTCGGAAAAAAAATA of the Leptospira kanakyensis genome contains:
- a CDS encoding lipoprotein LipL45, with translation MKASKLTIMGLALLFTGLTVCKKPDAEVSEAPKKPADLSAVVVFAVGDSKIQHADQTEEKAHLGALLKSGDNVVTGDNGKVDIQFADGSSIRISPKSAIDFAKLSQDNSGTTDTQIALVSGKVFAKVNKAKKEDNFTVVTPTAIAGVRGTSFIVEAADGKPAKVKVVDGAVAFAPRVPALEKLSTEEISGNADLKKLQESLAKAEVILEKDQASTQSAKSADLAKSADIKTLDLSKAFKTSEKEKLVVENAKLTKNEEQEIKTIVTVDKKTAEEIVKLSESAQTEKLDELKKQEIDAKRQVIEQEVAKRQEEEKKKFEESLANQPKEFKSKKDIVNYYERIEKIVLVDGKTVIGAIINQENGQLIVHTENGVKKIDMDNVEEVIYDLQQKSKF